ATCGTGGAGAAACTCGCGGCCCACGCCGCGCAAGCCCTGCGCCAGCCCGACGTGCAACGCCAGTACGCGGACATGGGCGCCGAACCGGTGGGTTCCTCCCCCGCGGAGTTCGCGCGCTACACCGCGGCAGAGGGCAAGAAGTGGGCTGAGATCGTGCGCAAGTCGGGCGCCAAGGCGGATCAATAGCCATCGGCGGCCATCGGTGCGCTGCCGTGGCGAGTGGCGGCACCGATGGACAGATCCGCCCCACCGGCGGGACAATGGCCACCCCGGTGCCCGCCCCCGCCCCATGAAAACCGTCCCGACCTACTCTCTCTATGGGGTCAACTCCAACGAGCCCCTGCTGGAACAGCTGCATTTCGAGTCGATCCCGGAGCGCAGCGGCGTCAACGACTGGGAAATCAAGCCACACCGCCACGAACGCTTCTTCCAGGTGCTCTACGTGCACCAGGGCGGCGGCCGCGCGCTGCTCGACGACCGCGAGTACCCCTTGGGCGCGCGCACCGTGGTAACGGTGCCGCCGCGTTGCGTGCATGGTTTTCGGTTTACGCCGGACGTGGATGGCATCGTCATTACCATGACCGACCACTACCTGCACACGCTGCTGGCTGGCGTACCGGATGCGCTACCGTTGTTCGAGCGGCCCTACCATGACCCGTTCGGTGACCCGGCCGGCGGCGAGCGCGATGACGCCACCGTGCTTGCCGGGGCGCTGGAACTGTTCCGTGCGGAGATGAACGCAGTCTCGCTGTGGCGCGGTGCTGCCTTGTCGGCGCTGCTGTCCTTGTTGCTGGTGGGCATTGCCCGGCGCGCTTGCGGCGCGGGTGCAACCGGGGCGCAGCCGGCGGGCAGGACCGCACGCCATTTTCAGCAGTTCCAGCAACTGGTAGAGGCGCGTTTTCGGAACCACCAGGATCTGGCGGACTATGCCAGCACGCTCGGCATCTCGCCCACCCAGCTCAACCGGATCTGCCAGCAGCTTGCCGGCAGGAGCGCGCTGCAGCTGATCCATTCGCGCCTGATCGTGGAGGCGCAGCGCGACCTGCTCTATAGCGATCTCGACATCAAGCAGATCGCCTCGACGCTGGGCTTTGCGGACGCCGCGTATTTCGCGCGCTTCTTTGCGAAGCATGTTGGGCAGGCGCCCAGTGCATTCCGACAGCACGGGCGCGCCCGCCTGCCGGCGCCGCAAGCCGCGCGCTAGCGCCTGGCTTTACAACGAGAAACTGTCGGAACGCGCCAGCGGCCAGTACTTCTCGTACAGCTGGTAGCGGAAATTCCCGTTGATCAGGTCCCCCGGCGTGAGGAACTTGAGCAGCTCGGACATCAACCGCACTTCATTGGGCGAGATGCGCCGCACGATATGGTGCGGCTTGAGATCGCCCGGATGATTCAGGCCAGCTGCCTGCAGGATTTCCAGCAGTGCATGCAACGTCTGGCGGTGGAAGCTGGCTACGCGATCGGCTTTGTCAGGTACCACGATGGCGCGCTGGCGCACCGGATCCTGCGTGGCCACGCCCACGGGGCAGCGGTCGGTATGGCACTTCTGCGCCTGCACGCACCCGAGCGCAAACATGAAGCCGCGCGCCGAGTTGCACCAGTCGGCGCCGGTGGCCAGCGTGCGCGCCACGTCAAAGGCCGTGATGATCTTGCCACTCGCGCCAACGCGGATCTTGTCGCGCAGGTTCACGCCCACCAGCGTGTTGTGCACCAGCAGCAGGCCTTCCTGCAGCGGTACGCCGATATGGTCGACGAACTCCAGCGGCGCCGCGCCGGTGCCGCCTTCGGCGCCATCCACCACGATGAAGTCCGGCAGGATGCCGGATTCCAGCATGGCCTTGACGATGCCGAAGAATTCCCACGGGTGCCCGATGCAAAGCTTGAAGCCGGTGGGCTTGCCACCGGACAGCGTGCGCAGCCGGTCGACGAACTGCAGCAAGCCCAGCGGCGTGGAGAATTCGCTGTGCGTGGCGGGCGAGATGCAATCCTCGCCCATGGCGATGCCGCGCGTGGCGGCAATCTCCGGCGTCACCTTGGCCGCCGGCAGCACGCCGCCGTGGCCCGGCTTGGCGCCTTGCGAGAGCTTGACCTCGATCATCTTGACCTGCGGCGAGCGCGCTTGCTCGGCGAACTTGTCGGGATCGAAGCCACCGTCCGGGCGGCGGCAGCCGAAGTAGCCGGAGGCCACCTCCCAGATCAGGTCGCCGCCTTCGGCACGGTGATACGGCGAGATGGAGCCTTCGCCGGTATCGTGGATAAAGCCGCCAAGCTTGGCGCCGCGATTGAGCGAGCGGATCGCATTGCCGGACAACGCGCCAAAGCTCATGGCCGAGACGTTGAAGATCGACAGCGAGTAAGGCTGCGCACGGCCCTCGCCCACGGTAATGCGAAAGTCGGCGGAAGGGATGCGGGTCGGCGCCAGCGAGTGGCTGATCCACTCGTGGCCAGACAGGCGCACATCGATCTCGGTGCCGAAGGGCCGGCTGTCGACCTCGTTCTTGGCACGCTGGTAGACCAGGCTGCGCTGCTGGCGCGAGAACGGCATCTCGTTGGTGTCGTCCTCGATGAAATACTGGCGGATCTCCGGGCGGATGAACTCGAAGAAGAAGCGCAGGTGGCCCCAGATCGGATAGTTGCGCAGGATGGAATGGCGCGACTGGCCGATGTCATGCAGGCCAACCAGCAGCAGCACAACGGGCACAGCCAGCCATGCGGGGGAAAGCCGGTGCCCGGCGGCAAGCGCCGCAAGAACCAGCAAAGCGAGCGCGGTCAGCCAGACCGCGCCGTAACGACGAGAAAGCATGGGGACTCCTGACTACTTTGGGCCGGCACCTGGCCGGCAACCCCGCGATTATCGCCGTTCCTTGTTACATCGGCTGATACCCGGTTGCAGCGCCCTGCCCGGCGCGCACCTCCGGCTGCTGCTGCGGGGCTTCATCGGCCTGCACCGCGGCGACGATCTGCGCGAAGGCGGCATTGGATTCCGGCATCGGCAACAGCATCCACACGTGGAACATGCCCTCGTATTCGTAGTAGCGCAGCGGCAGGCCCTGTTCCTGCGCAAGCGCGCGATAAGCGCGGCAGTCCGGCAGCAGGACGTCGTGGGTGCCGATGAAAAGCGTGACCGGAGGCAAGCCGCGCAGGCTACCGTAGATGGGGCTGACCTGTGCAAGCGTGACGGGATCGCCGCCGGCATAGACGCGCCCGCACTCGATGCCGCCGAGCTTCGACAACATCGGGTCAAGCGGTTCGAGCGCATCAATGTCCGGGTTGCTGCCGGTGGCATCCAGGAACGGCGACAGCAAGACCAGGCCGCCAGGCAGCGCGCGCCCGGTATCCCTGGCCACCTGGGCCAGCGCGAGTGCCATGCCGCCGCCGGCGGAGTCGCCCATGACGGTCAGGCTGGCGGGCGGATTGGCGCGGACCAACTGGTCGTAGAGCGGCAGCAGTCCGGCAAAGACTTCACGATGGGTATGCTCGGGCGCCAGCGGATAGATCGGCACGGTCACCGTCGCGCCGAGCGCGTCCACCAGCTTGCCGATGAAGTCCCAGTGCTGGCTGACGATATCGAAGACGTAGCCGCCGCCATGGAGATAGAGGATTTGCCTGCCGCTGTCGTTGCCCCGCGGGCGCACGGTGTAGACCTCGACGCCGGCCACAGGTTCCATGCTCACCGCATGGCGCGCCAGCAAGCGCGCCGTGGGATTCGCGCGGCCGATCTTGCGGCGGCGGCGAATCTCCTCGTGCAGCGCCTGCGCGCTGGAAAAACGCTGTTTGCGCCGGACCAGGCGCAAGGCAAGCCGCCACAGGCGGCACTGGATGCTAGGCATGACGATCTCCCGGAACGATGCACCGGCTTCATTGGCGGCCGGCTGAGGAACTACGGAAACGACCAAAACAGCGGGGAAAGCAGGAAAAGCTGGGGCTACGGGCACGGCTGAACATTCGCCGGATACAAAAAAGGAGCCGGCTAGCGGCTCCTTTTCAAGCTGGAAACAGGGCCCCTATCAGGCGGCAGCTGCGTCCTTCAGCTTCTTCAGCGGGCGTACCTTGACCTTGACGCTAGCGGGCTTGGCCGGGAACCAACGCTCTTCACCGGAGAACGGGTCCTTGCCGAAGCGCTTCTTCTTGGCCGGTACTTGCTGAGCCGTGACCTTCATCAGGCCGGGCAGCGTGAATTCGCCGGCGCCCTTCTTGTGCAGCGCGCTGACGATGGTGTTTTCCAGATGGGCCAGCACCGTCTTCACGGCCTTGGCGTCCAGCTGGGTCTGTGCTACCAGGTGAGCGACCAGGCTCGACTTGTTGAAGGTGTCCTTCAGCGGGCGCGGGGTCACCGCGGCAGCCGGAGCAGCCTTCTTGGCCGGCGCGGCCTTCTTGGCAGCAGCCTTTACGGGAGCGGCTTTGGTTGCCGGTGCCTTCTTGGCAGCGGTCTTGGTTGCAGTCTTCGCGGTCGGATTCGCTTTGGTCGCCATATCGATAAATATGAGTTGAACAGAATGATGTCGCACGGGATGTGGCATCCGATGTCGCTCGACGCTTCGTCGAGCGACTATCGGCGTTCGACTATCGGCGTGCGGCATCGACTGAATCATAGCGGAAACAACGCAACGTCAAGGGGTTTTCGCGTGTGCGAGGGTAAAAACCGGGGTTTTCCCCGGGGTTTTTCGAGGTTTTGCCTCGCGCGGCCTGCCGTTGTGTCGCGCGGACGCACCAGTGGATGCGTCCGCGGACTCTATATACAAGGGGTAAACGCGCGATTTCGTCTTCTTTGCCACGCCGGATGGCGTGCGCGCGCCGAGGATTTCAGCTGCCTTCTTGCGCGCGCGGCCCCCTCAGCCGCGCAGCTCTCGCCGCAGGATCTTGCCCGTGACCGTCTTCGGCAATTCGTCGATGATCTCCACCACGCGCGGGTATTTATAGGCTGCCATGCGCTCCTTGCACCAGGCCAGCAGCGCTTCCGGCGTGACGCTGGCCTGCGGTTTCAGGCTGACCACGGCCTTCACCGTCTCGCCGCGATACGCGTCGGGGATGCCCACCACGGCCGCCTCGCGCACCGCGGGATGCGTATACAAGACGTCTTCCACCTCGCGCGGCCAGACTTTGTAGCCGGCGGCGACGATCATGTCCTTCTTGCGGTCGACGAGGTAGAACCAGCCTTGCGCGTCCATGAAACCAACATCGCCGGTGTGGAAATAGCCGCCCGCCATGGCCTTTGCCGTCTCTTCCGGCTTGTTCCAGTAGCCCGGCACGATCATCGGCCCGCGCGAAATGATCTCGCCGACCTCGCCCACCGGCACCGGCGCGCCCGCATCGTCGCCGATGAAAGAGTCGACGTTGAAGGCGGGAACGCCGATCGCCAGCGTGCCGGAGGCCGGGTCCACCGGCGCCTCCCGGCCCAGCGGCACCACGTGGGTGGGCGAGTTGGTCTCGGTCAGGCCGTAGCCGTTGTGGATATAGTGCCCAAACTTGGCGCGGAACTGCTCCACCACGCTCGGCGGGATCGGTGCGCCGCCCGAGTAGATCTTGCCCAGCGTGGCGAAATGCGCGCGGGTCGCCTCGGGATGGTTCATCAGCGCGATGAAGACCGTGATCGAGCCGATGGTGAACTCGACCCGACGGTCGCGGATGGCCTCCAGAATCACGCCCGGCTCGAAGCGGCAAGCCAGCACCAGCGGCGCGGCGCAGATGAACGCGGCAGCCACGTGGCCCACCAGTCCGGTGATATGGAACAGCGGCGCCACGCCCAGGATCGGGCCGCCCTCCGCCAAGCCGATCCAGTCGCGGTACACCTGCGCATTGAAAGCAACATTGCCGTGGGTGTTCATCGCGCCCTTGGGCACGCCGGTGGTGCCAGAGGTGTACACCAGCATCGCGATATCGTCTGCCGCGAGCTTGACCGGCGCTGGCCTCTGGCCCAGGTACTCTCGCACCAGCGCCAGCAGATCGGGCACGCCCTCGGCGGGCTGGCGCCGGGTCGCGGCAAACAGGCGCGGATCGGCACGCGTCTGGAAATCTAGCTCGGACGTGGTGATCACCGCCGGCAGCGCAAGGGGCGCGGCAGCGTCGCCCTGGCCGCGCCGCTCGGCGTCGAACAGCCCGCTCACCACATCGGCGTAGAGCGATTCGTGGCAGATCAGTACTTTCGCGCCGGAGTCGGCCAGCACCAGGCGCAATTCGCGTGCGCGGTTCATCGGGTTGACCGGCACCGCGATGGCGCTGAGCTTCCACGCGGCAACCAGCCCGATGACAAACTGCGGCACGTTCTGCAGGTACAGCGCAACCCGCTCGCCGCGCGTGCAGCCGCGCGATGATAGCGCTACCGCCAGCGCATCGGAGAGCGCATCGACCTCGGCATAGCTGAGCGTGGCGTCGAAGTAGTGGATTGCCGCACTGGCCGGCGCGCGGTCCGCTGCGGCCCGGAAAATGGACAATGCGTCGGTAAATTGCGGGGTGATGGTGTGCGGCTGGCCGGCGTTGTAGCTGGAGAGCCAGGGCTTCTCTTCATAGGGCGTCATGAGGCACCTCGATAGGCACGGCGGGTAGTGTCAAGCATAGCGCTTGGTCGAAACGAAGCTGGCGCCGCCCAGTGCAATAGGCCATTGAGGCCTCTTGCACCGGACGGCGCCGAGGGCGAACTTTTTGCCTGGCTTACTTGATGACCACCGGGTTGACCGGTGCGCCGCTGCCGTTCACTACCTTGAGCGGTGCTGCCGTATACAGGAAGGTCCACTGCTGATCGTCCGCGCAGTCCGCGGCGAGCGGGTCCAGCTGGGCGATCTCGGTCAGGGTGACGCCCAGGTTGCGCATCAGCGCATTGTGCAGCGGCAAGGCAACGCCCGAGACCGGGTCCACGGTCACCTCGTTGGCAATCGTGTCGGTGACGAGGTTGGGGATCTCCATGCGATGGAACCACTCGACCAGTTCCGGGCTGTAGGTCAGGCCCGGCTCGACGAACTCACGATAGAACTCAGCCTGGTCGCGCTTGTAGAAGGAGCCGATCCAGCCGGTGCGGATCACCAGGATGTCGCGTTTCTCGATGCGCACGCCCTGCATCTCGGCGGCGGCGAGCAAGTCGAGGTGGGTGAAGGTCTCGCCCGGGGCGAGCACGTCCTTGCCGCGGTGGCGCGCCATGTCGATCAGCACGCCGCGGCCGACCACGCCGCGCTCCGCGATCGGCAGGATGCTGGCTTTTTCCAGGCCGCCGATGGTCGATTTGGCGTCGTAGCCGTTCCACAGCTGATCACCGTACCAGACATGGCCCAGGGCGTCGTACTGGGTCGAGCCCTGCAGGTACATGATCATCATGTCGTCGGCGTACTCGGCCTCGCCGGGGAACTTCGGGCCCTTGCCGCAAAGATAGTGGCCCTTGTCCATCACGTTGAGGCGGCGCGCCTGCGAACGCCCGGGCCAGACCGGGTCGCCGGCGGGGTTTCCCATCTGGATCTGCAGGGTGAAGGTCTTGCCGGAGCGCACGGAGGCCACGCCGCGCAGCACCTCGGCCGGGGTGAGATAGTTCAGCGACCCGACCTCGTCATCCGGCCCCCATTTGCCCCAGTTCTTCGGCGCATCGCGCAACAACTCGGCTACCAGCGGGACGTTCTTCGATTCCATGCCATGTCTCCTTTTTGGATTGACCCTGAGGGATCGCACTGTGCCGGTCATGTCCGTGGCGCATGGTCGACCATGCGTGGAGAACATAAATAAGAACGGTCGTGCGTTTTGTTGTGGATCGAGTGTAGGACCTTGCGCAGGAGCATGTCCAGGCATGGAAAACCCGCCGGGGGTTTCAGGGGCCCGCTTCAATCGTCCAGCCCGAAGGCCAGCAGTGGCCCGAACACCAGTGCCCCGAGCACGATCATGGACAGGCCGCTGTCCATGTGCTTCCATTCATGCAGCACAGCACGCGCGTCGACCTGCGCCCAGAACAGGGACACAACGCCCAGCAGGACGACGATCACCGCCGCGGCCAGCGCGAACCCGTCGCGCGTGGCGCGGCGGTGGGTTTCGGAAGGGCTATCATTCGAGATGCGCACGCCTTGCATGGCCAGACTCCTGGAAAACTGTGACGATGACGATCAATGCAATGGCGCCCATTGTGGTGATCCCTGCCTGAACCCATGCTGAGCGCGCCATTCAGCTTGCGTTCAGGCAAGGCACGGCAGACTGCTTCGCGCCTTCAAGGCTTGTTCACAACCGTATTGCCCCGCTCGTTCACGCCATTGCCTTCGTTGCGCACCTTATCCCTGCCTCGCGCCCTGTTGCCGCTGCTAGCCGCCTTGCCGCTGCTGCTGGCGGCGCCGGCGCCCGCCCATGCCGACAAGGACGCCGACCGCGCCCGCGCCGCCGTCCAGTCGGGCGAGATCCTGCCGCTCACGCGCATCCTGGAGGCGGTGTCGGCGCAATACACGGGCGATGTGATCGGCGTCAAGCTCGACCGCGACGATGGCGTCTGGCAGTACGAAGTCAAGCTGCTGCTGGCAAGCGGCTCGGTGGCCAAGCTCGAGTACGACGCCAGGACCGCCACGCTGCTCAAAGCCAAGGGGCGCGATCTTGAGCAGGCCCGCAAGAAACCCTGATCCCCCATGCGCATCCTCCTGGTAGAAGACGAGGCCATGCTGGCCGCCCAGATCCACGCCAGCCTTGTGGGCGCGGGGTACGCCGTCGATACGGCAGCGGACGGCATCGATGCCTGGCACCTGGGCGCCGAAGAGCCGTACGATGCCGTGGTGCTCGACCTTGGCCTGCCCGGGCTCGACGGCCTGTCCGTGCTGCGCCGCTGGCGCGCGGCACAGGTGAACCTGCCGGTGCTGATCCTGACCGCGCGCGACAGCTGGACCGACAAGGTGGAAGGCATCGATGCCGGGGCCGACGACTATCTCGCCAAGCCCTTTCGCATGGAAGAGTTGCTGGCCCGCATCCGCGCGCTGATCCGCCGCGCCCATGGCATGTCCACGCCCGAGCTGGCCTGCGGCCCGGTGCGCCTGAACGCGCGCACGGGCGTGGCAACCGTCGACGGCGCCGCGGTGGTGCTGACCGCCCATGAGTTCAAGGTGCTGGATTACCTGATGCACCACCCGGGCGCGATCATCAGCAAGGCCGTGCTGACCGAGCACATCTATGCGCAGGATTTCGACCGCGACAGCAACACCATCGAAGTCTTTATCGGACGGCTGCGGCGCAAACTCGGCGTGGACGTCATCGAGACCGTGCGCGGACAAGGCTACCGCCTGCGCCCGCCGACGTCTCCCGATGCCCCCGCAACCGCCACAAACGCCGCCAACTGACCCATGCGCCAGTCATTAGCCATCCGCCTGCTAGCGGTCGCGGCCGTCTGGCTGGCCGCCGCGCTCGGCGGCACCGGCTGGCTGCTCTCCACCCTGTTCGCGCGCCACGTCAACGATACCTATGTGCGCCAGCTCGACAATCAGCTCACCAGCCTCGCCGCCGCCTTGGACTGGAGCGCTGACGGCAAGCTCGCCCTGACCCGCGCCCCGGCCGACCCGCGCTTTGAGCTACCCTACTCGGGCGCCTACTGGCAGGCGCAGGCGCCGGGCGCCACGCTGCGCTCGCGCTCGCTCTGGGATGCCGAGATGCCCGCCACGGTGGGCAACAAGGTGGCAGGCAGCCATGCCGAGATCCGGCCCGGGCCCAACGGGCAATCGCTGCTGGTGGTGTCGCGCCCCATCGTGCTGGCGTCGGCCGATACGCCGGTGACGCTGTCGGTGGCCCTGGATCGCACCGAGCTGCGCGCCGCGCGCCAGGCCTTCAACCGGCTGCTGGGCTGGTCACTCACGGCGCTGGGCGCGGGCCTGCTGCTGGCGGTGGCGGCCCAGGTGAAGTTTGGCCTCGCGCCGCTGGCGCGGCTGCGCCAGGCTCTGGCTACCTTGCAGGCACGCCGCGAGAGCCGCCTGGGCGGCACGTGGCCGTCCGAGGTGGTGCCGCTGGTCACCGAGATCAATAGCTTGCTGGCGCGCAACGCCAGTGCGCTGGAGCGCTCGCGGCGCCAGGCCGCCGACCTCGCGCACGCCGTCAAGACGCCCCTGGCCATCCTCGCCAACGAAGCCGAGCGCCTGCCCGGCGAGGCAGCCCGCGCCGCCGCCAGCCAGGTCGAGGCCATGCGCCGGCAGGTGGACCGCCATCTGGCGCGCGCACGGGCGGCAGGGGCAGCGAGCACGCGCGGGGCGCGCATTGACGCCGGCCCCGCGGCAGGCGAGCTGGCACGCGCGCTGACCCGCCTGCACAGCGGCCGCGAGATCGATATCCAGGTAGAGGGCGACGGGCACTTCGCCGGCGACCGCCAGGACCTGATCGAGATCCTCGGCAACCTGCTCGACAACGCCTGCCAATGGGCGCGCTCGCGCGTTCGCGTGAAGCTCGCGGAGCACGGCGGCATGCTTGAGGTCACGGTCGAAGACGACGGGCCGGGCATGCAGGCCGAGGCCCGCGAACTGGCCACGGCACGGTATGGGCGGCTGGATGAGTCCGCTGCCGGCAGTGGACTGGGCTTGGCCATCGTCAGCGAGATGGCGGCCCTTTATGAGGGTGGGTTGGAGCTAGGCAACAGCGAACTGGGCGGATTGCTGGCTCGCCTGCGCCTGCCGGCTGGCCAGCCGTAAACCAAAAAAGGGCCGGACGAGCCGGCCCTTCTCCTGCTCCTGCTACCGCATTGGCCGCGTTAGCAGGCCGCCGTCATCTTGAAGATGCCTTGCGCATTGCCAGCATCGAACGACAGATCCAACGTGCCGCCAGCTGCCTCCGTCGCAGGCACGAAATCGCGCGTGATGAACTCGTAGAACGAGCCCGGCACGCTGCGCTTGACCACCACGCCGTCGGCGCCGACAAACCCGCGCTCCACCGGATCGGCCTTGAATGCCGTCTGCAGGACCCGCCCGGAGCGCGACACTTCCACCGAATCCTTGATCGGGCGGCCAAGGCTGCGCTGCGCGTCCGCCACGGCACGCACATCCGCCACGCGGTCGGTGGCGTGGTTGAAGGCATTGCCCTCGGTGGAAATCCAGGCCATCTCGGCCGATTCCTTCAGCAGCAATTCATAGTCGGCCAGCGCCGGCTCGGCATGTTGGCGGGCGAAGCAGGCTGCCAGTTGCGGCACCAGGCGTGCGGCGTCGGCCATCGGCAGGCTCGCATCGCGCTCGAGCAGGGCCAGTTGCGCGACGGCTTCGTCGCCGAGCGGATCGACGGACTTCGACACCACGCGCGACACGGCGGACTGGAAATCAGCGCTGAAACGCTCGGGATGCAGCTCGCTCAGGAAGTACTGGGCGATGTCGTCAGGCAGGTCGGCATGCGCGTAGGAGCGGCCGGTCATGCCGATGCGCTCGAGCGGATAGGTGCCGTTGAGGCGGTAGCCCAGCGGGCCCAGGATGCGCGTGAAAGCGATCTCGCCCGAGGGCAGGCTGCCGCAATCCCACTTCACCGTGCGCAGCGCGCCGTGGTCGAACACCACTTGCCCGCCCGCCTGGATCACGTCGCGGGTATAGGCCATGCCGGTCGGCACGCGTTCGAGAATGCCGGCGAACAGCACCATATTGAGCGCCTGCGCCACTTCGGCACGGCTGGCCAGTTCGCTGGTAGAAGACAGCAGTTGCGGGGAAACATTCATCAATTGCAGCAACTCGGCTGCCTGGGTTTCGCCACAAACGGTCTCGAGGAGGCGTTGCAGATTCGGCTTCGTCATGGTCAATACGCTGAAATGTGTTTGTTTTCGGGGGATGGCGGGGGCCGACGGCCTCCGGATGGGGCTTATTGTGCGACTGCGGCAGAGTTCGTACAATTGATAACTTCGCACCAACTTCCTTCCAAAAACGCACTATGCGCAAGGGCATACCCAGCCTCACGGCACTCCAGATGTTCGAGGCCGCGGCGCGCCTGGGCAGCTTTACCCGCGCCGCCGACGAGCTGGCGGTGACGGAGAGCGCGGTCTGCAGGCAGATCGCAGGGCTGGAAGCGCGGCTTGGCGTGCCGCTGTTCCATCGCATCCGCAAGCGCATCGTGCTGACGCCCGCTGGCGGGACCTATGCCGAAGAAGTGCGGGAACGGCTCGACCAGATCGAGCAGGTGACGCTGGATGTGATGGCCCAGCGCCCGCGCGGGCGCGCCATCGAGTTGGCCATCGGACCCACCTTTGCCAGCCAGTGGCTGATCCCGCGCCTGCCGCTGCTGGCACGCGCCCTGCCCGATCTCACGCTGCATCTCTCGGCGCGCACCGAGGCATTCGAGCTTAGTGATACCGCGTTCGACGCAGCCATCTATTACGGCGAAGGGCTGTGGCCGGGCACGCAGGGCGAGCGGATCCTGCAGGAAGGCCCGTCGGTGCCGGTGTGCAGCCCCGCCCTGCTGGGGCGCCGCAAGCGCCTGGACCTGGAGCAGTTGCTGGATTTGCCGCTGCTGCACCTGAACACCCGCTTGCGCGCATGGAGCGACTGGCTCGCCGCCGCGGGCGCGGCACTGCCGGCGCAGGCCTTGCGCGGCCCGCGCTATGACCTCTACACCATGCTGGCGCAGGCGGCCGCGGCCGGCATCGGCGTGGCGCTGATTCCACGCATTCTGATCACCGAGGAACTGGCGCAGGGGCGGCTGGTGGTGCCGCTAGCCACGCTGCCGGCGGAGATCGACAATCGCAAGGCCTATTACTACGTCCACCGGCGCGGCCTGCCTCCCGACGACAAGGTCTTGCAACTGCGCGACTGGCTGCTGGAACACGGCGCGGAACACCACGCCTCGCTGCCGGGCGCGCCGAAGGTCAATGCGCATGGGCGCTGACGGCCTCGCGGGTGTCCCGCGCCAGGCCCATGGCGAAAGCCACTTCGGCCACCAGGAACAGCGGCCCGACCAGAAGCCCGACAAGGTCATCCACAAACGCGGGCTTGCGGCCTTCGTAGTAGTGCCCGATGAACTGGATCAGCCAGCCCGCCACGAACAGGCCGATGCCCCAGGCCAGCCAGGCGCCGGTGGACAGCGCAGCGATGGCGCCGCCGGCGTAGACGAAGCCAGCCAGGATCGCCGTCATCGCCAGCCCGAACCCCGCCGACAGGCGCAGGTAGAACAGGCAGGACAGAAAATAAACGACCATCGCCGGCGTCAGGTACGCCGGACCGGCGCCAAGCGGCATGGCCGGGCGGGCCAGCAGTGTAGTTACGGCCAGCACAATCATGGGAATGCCGATGAAATGGCTGAACACATTGCGCGCGTCGCGATGATAGGCTGCGTAGTTGGCCAGGTGGTCGATCAGTGTCTTCACAGGGTCTCCTGCCGGGGCGTCGTTGTAGTTGCGTCGTTGTACTTGCGCATTTGTGGTCGCGTACTGTGGCCGCGTACTGTGGCTACGCGTTGTGGCCGTATATTAATAGGCAGCAAAAAGCCCGTCTGTCCGGTTTTTGACAGTCGGCACGAGCATCGATCAAGGAGACCATCATGCGCCTGGCAACCCGTGGCCAGCAGGAGCCGGCCCTGG
The Cupriavidus basilensis DNA segment above includes these coding regions:
- a CDS encoding class I adenylate-forming enzyme family protein; the protein is MTPYEEKPWLSSYNAGQPHTITPQFTDALSIFRAAADRAPASAAIHYFDATLSYAEVDALSDALAVALSSRGCTRGERVALYLQNVPQFVIGLVAAWKLSAIAVPVNPMNRARELRLVLADSGAKVLICHESLYADVVSGLFDAERRGQGDAAAPLALPAVITTSELDFQTRADPRLFAATRRQPAEGVPDLLALVREYLGQRPAPVKLAADDIAMLVYTSGTTGVPKGAMNTHGNVAFNAQVYRDWIGLAEGGPILGVAPLFHITGLVGHVAAAFICAAPLVLACRFEPGVILEAIRDRRVEFTIGSITVFIALMNHPEATRAHFATLGKIYSGGAPIPPSVVEQFRAKFGHYIHNGYGLTETNSPTHVVPLGREAPVDPASGTLAIGVPAFNVDSFIGDDAGAPVPVGEVGEIISRGPMIVPGYWNKPEETAKAMAGGYFHTGDVGFMDAQGWFYLVDRKKDMIVAAGYKVWPREVEDVLYTHPAVREAAVVGIPDAYRGETVKAVVSLKPQASVTPEALLAWCKERMAAYKYPRVVEIIDELPKTVTGKILRRELRG
- a CDS encoding FMN-binding glutamate synthase family protein; translation: MLSRRYGAVWLTALALLVLAALAAGHRLSPAWLAVPVVLLLVGLHDIGQSRHSILRNYPIWGHLRFFFEFIRPEIRQYFIEDDTNEMPFSRQQRSLVYQRAKNEVDSRPFGTEIDVRLSGHEWISHSLAPTRIPSADFRITVGEGRAQPYSLSIFNVSAMSFGALSGNAIRSLNRGAKLGGFIHDTGEGSISPYHRAEGGDLIWEVASGYFGCRRPDGGFDPDKFAEQARSPQVKMIEVKLSQGAKPGHGGVLPAAKVTPEIAATRGIAMGEDCISPATHSEFSTPLGLLQFVDRLRTLSGGKPTGFKLCIGHPWEFFGIVKAMLESGILPDFIVVDGAEGGTGAAPLEFVDHIGVPLQEGLLLVHNTLVGVNLRDKIRVGASGKIITAFDVARTLATGADWCNSARGFMFALGCVQAQKCHTDRCPVGVATQDPVRQRAIVVPDKADRVASFHRQTLHALLEILQAAGLNHPGDLKPHHIVRRISPNEVRLMSELLKFLTPGDLINGNFRYQLYEKYWPLARSDSFSL
- a CDS encoding cyclase family protein, with the translated sequence MESKNVPLVAELLRDAPKNWGKWGPDDEVGSLNYLTPAEVLRGVASVRSGKTFTLQIQMGNPAGDPVWPGRSQARRLNVMDKGHYLCGKGPKFPGEAEYADDMMIMYLQGSTQYDALGHVWYGDQLWNGYDAKSTIGGLEKASILPIAERGVVGRGVLIDMARHRGKDVLAPGETFTHLDLLAAAEMQGVRIEKRDILVIRTGWIGSFYKRDQAEFYREFVEPGLTYSPELVEWFHRMEIPNLVTDTIANEVTVDPVSGVALPLHNALMRNLGVTLTEIAQLDPLAADCADDQQWTFLYTAAPLKVVNGSGAPVNPVVIK
- a CDS encoding helix-turn-helix domain-containing protein, with product MKTVPTYSLYGVNSNEPLLEQLHFESIPERSGVNDWEIKPHRHERFFQVLYVHQGGGRALLDDREYPLGARTVVTVPPRCVHGFRFTPDVDGIVITMTDHYLHTLLAGVPDALPLFERPYHDPFGDPAGGERDDATVLAGALELFRAEMNAVSLWRGAALSALLSLLLVGIARRACGAGATGAQPAGRTARHFQQFQQLVEARFRNHQDLADYASTLGISPTQLNRICQQLAGRSALQLIHSRLIVEAQRDLLYSDLDIKQIASTLGFADAAYFARFFAKHVGQAPSAFRQHGRARLPAPQAAR
- a CDS encoding alpha/beta hydrolase; this encodes MPSIQCRLWRLALRLVRRKQRFSSAQALHEEIRRRRKIGRANPTARLLARHAVSMEPVAGVEVYTVRPRGNDSGRQILYLHGGGYVFDIVSQHWDFIGKLVDALGATVTVPIYPLAPEHTHREVFAGLLPLYDQLVRANPPASLTVMGDSAGGGMALALAQVARDTGRALPGGLVLLSPFLDATGSNPDIDALEPLDPMLSKLGGIECGRVYAGGDPVTLAQVSPIYGSLRGLPPVTLFIGTHDVLLPDCRAYRALAQEQGLPLRYYEYEGMFHVWMLLPMPESNAAFAQIVAAVQADEAPQQQPEVRAGQGAATGYQPM
- a CDS encoding HU family DNA-binding protein, which translates into the protein MATKANPTAKTATKTAAKKAPATKAAPVKAAAKKAAPAKKAAPAAAVTPRPLKDTFNKSSLVAHLVAQTQLDAKAVKTVLAHLENTIVSALHKKGAGEFTLPGLMKVTAQQVPAKKKRFGKDPFSGEERWFPAKPASVKVKVRPLKKLKDAAAA